CTCGCCCTCGCCCGTGATCGCGTAGATCGCCTCGCGGACGGCCACGTCGACGAGCCCCCCGGCGGGGATCGCCGTATCGACCCACTCGCCGTCCTCTCGGACGAAGACGGCCGTCTCCGTCGCGGCGCACGCGCGTTCGGAGAGGCCCTCCCGTCGGTCCACGTCGGCGGCGACGAACTCTCCCTCCAGAACCTCCATCCAGCCGTTGCCGAGGACGTAGAGCGCGTCGCCCGTGGCGGCGAGCGGCACCCCGCGAGCGGCGACGTCGCGAACGTCCGAGAGCCCGACGTGACTCGGTTCGTCGTCGAGTCGGTAGACCCCCTCTCCGGTCGCCACGAGGTCGCCGTCGATGGCCCGGATCTCGGACTCGATGGAGCCGAACTCCTCCCACCCGCCGTCCTCGGTTGTTCGGGCGATCCGGCCCTCGGGGCTCGCGGCGGACGCTCGCCCGTCGGCGATAGCGACCGCGACCGCGGGCCCGAACCCGAGCGGGTCGTGGTCCGGACCCAGGAGGACGTCCTCGTCGGTGGCGACCGCGAGCTGTCCGGCGTCGACTGCGAGGTCGAGGGCGGTACAGCGATGAGCGAGGCCGAACTCCCCGATGCGGTCCTCGGCGACCGAGACGGTGAGGAGGCCCAGCCCGCAGGCGACGGCGACGGTGG
This region of Halalkalicoccus sp. CGA53 genomic DNA includes:
- a CDS encoding HVO_0234 family beta-propeller protein yields the protein MSTLAEKRVYADRIAGTTVAVACGLGLLTVSVAEDRIGEFGLAHRCTALDLAVDAGQLAVATDEDVLLGPDHDPLGFGPAVAVAIADGRASAASPEGRIARTTEDGGWEEFGSIESEIRAIDGDLVATGEGVYRLDDEPSHVGLSDVRDVAARGVPLAATGDALYVLGNGWMEVLEGEFVAADVDRREGLSERACAATETAVFVREDGEWVDTAIPAGGLVDVAVREAIYAITGEGELLVDAGDGWQRRSLGVPDVRALAAL